AGGCAGAAAACCATCGACTCGATGAAGGTCGTCGCCGAAAGGCAGCGCATCCAAAGGCAGCAGGTAATCGCCTCAAACAATGCATCGACTACTACCAGTTCGACCACAACCACGACCACCCAGAAAAAAGGCTGGAGCAATACCGCTAAAGGCGCTGTTATCGGAGCCGGTGTGGGTGCCGTGACAGGTGCTGTAGTCTCCAAACGTAAAAAAGGGGAGGGCGCATTGATTGGTGGTGCTGCAGGTGCCATTTTAGGAGCCGGTGTAGGTTCCGTAGTTGATGAGAAGAAGAAAAAAGAAGCTGCAGGACAATAGCCGAAACTATCTATCTCCATATATATCCACGAAAAACCGGAACTTTCAAGTTTCGGTTTTTTTATTGCGTTGAATCCGGCCCGCTGAA
The nucleotide sequence above comes from Flavobacterium magnum. Encoded proteins:
- a CDS encoding YMGG-like glycine zipper-containing protein, which codes for MKKLALILVSALAIASCKNAAKEQAEAEQAKQATIDSIRMEVAAKQAEEARQKTIDSMKVVAERQRIQRQQVIASNNASTTTSSTTTTTTQKKGWSNTAKGAVIGAGVGAVTGAVVSKRKKGEGALIGGAAGAILGAGVGSVVDEKKKKEAAGQ